The DNA segment CATCCACAAGCGCTTCAGCAAGCGCTTTAACCGCTCTGTCGCGGTGCGGACGCGGACATGAAGCGCTCACGATACTCAAGCGGCAACACGCCGAAACGCCGCACGAACGCACGCCGCAGGTTCTGCTCGCTGCCGAAGCCGCAGTCGGTCGCAATGCGCTTGAGCGGCTTGCGCGACTCGGCGAGCGCACGCGAAGCCGCCTCCAGACGCAGCGCCGACACGGTCCTCGCGGGCGTGCGGCCTACCTCGTCGACGTACCGGCGCGCGAAGGTGCGCGGACTCATCTGCGCACGCTCGGCGAGCCGCTCGACCGAGAGGTCGTCGCGTAGATGCGTGGCCATCCAGCTATGCAGCGCCTCGAACGGACCTTGCGCCGACGCCTGCGCGGCCAGCGCCGCGCTGAATTGCGACTGTCCGCCAGGCCGCTTCATGAACACGACCAGCCGCCGCGCCACCTGCATGGCGACCGGATGGCCGAAGTCTTCCTCGATCAGCGCAAGCGCAAGGTCGATGCCGGCCGTCACGCCGGCGGACGTCCAGATCACGCCGTTGGCGTTGTTGGCGTCGAGGTCGCTGGGCCCGTTGCCGCGCTCACCGTTGCGGCCTGTGCGCTGCCCGGCACGCCGATCATCGCCACCGCCCGCGTCACGGATGAAAATCGGGTCCGCGTCCACGCGCACGTTCGGGAAACGCCGCGCGAGATGCGGCGCGTCGCGCCAGTGCGTGGTCACACGTCGGCCGTCGAGCAGACCAGCGGCCGCCAGATAGAACGCGCCCGTGCAAACCGAACACACGCGCCGCGCCCTGCGCGCATTGGCGCTGATCCACGCGACGAGTTCCGGCTGCAACGTGCAGCCGGCATCGACCGGCACACCGGGGACGATGAGCGTGTCGATCGGCTGATTGTCGAGCGAGTCGAGCCGTTCAGTGACAACCGGCAAGCCGGGGAAGGTTTGCAGCACGCCCCCGTCGATCGATGCCACCGTGGTGCGATATGCGACAGCTCCAGCGGCGCTGCCGTTCGTCGCGCCGGCCGCGTCCGGTGCTGCGCCGCTTGCCGCCGCCACGGTCAACTCCGCGCGCCAGAACGCTTCGAGCGGTCCGCACGCGTCGAGCAGCACGAGATCCGGCGCAACTGCGAAAACAATATGCCGTGCAGCCATCAGGACGCGACCTCCGTTATCTGCCGCTTGCGCGACCATGCGTAGGCGAGCGTCGCGAGCGCAGCCACGCCGAGCAGTGGAAAAATCGCCGCGTTGATGGTCGCCCAGCCGAAGCGCGCGAGCAATTGCCCGGCAAACAGCGAACCGAGCGCCGAAAACGCGAACGTCGTGAACTCGCTGGCCGCCTGCGTCCTGGCGCGCTCGGAGGGCCGGTAAGACTGCGCGAGCAGGGTCGATCCGCCGACGAACATGAAATTCCAGCCGACGCCGAGACAGGCGAGCGCCGCGTAAAAGTGCGGCAGATCGGTCGAGCGCAAGGCGAGCACGCCGCACAGCGCGGACAGCCCGATGCCCGCGCCGATCACCTTGAGCACGCCGTAACGCGCAATCAGCCGCGCTGAGAACAGCGACGGCGCGAACATGCCGACCAGATGCCACTGGATGATCGCCGCGCCGTCGCCGATCGTATGGCCGCACGCGACGGCGGCGATCGGTGTCGCGGTCATCACGAACATCATCACGGCATAACCGAGGGCGTTGTTCGCGAGCGCCGCGGCAAAGATTGGCTGCCGCACGATGGCGCCGAGCGGCCGCGCAGGTTCCCGCGCGGCGCTCGCATTGACGACGGGCGCGGCGTCGCGATAGAGCAGCGTGAGCAGGCCGATGGTCAGGAGCGCGAACGCCGTCACTAGTGCATAGGAACCCGCGAACGCAACCGGCGCCAGCCAGTCCTTGCTCCACGCGGCAAGCAGCGGGCCGCAGACGGCGGCCACCACGCCGCCCGTCAGGACCGTCGAGATCGCGCGGCCTTTGGCCTCGACGCCGACCATGTCCGCGGCCGCAAGACGGTAATACTGCGCAAACGCCTGGAACACCCCGACCGTCGACGTGCCCGCGCAAAATGCCCAGAAACTATGGTGGAAGATCGCCCACACGGACACCGCGCCGCCGAGCGCGCCGACGCTGGCACCGAGCACGAAACCACCACGCCGGCCAATGCGCGCCATCAGGAACGACGCGAAGATCGTCGTCAATGCGGCGGCGAGCGTGATCAGCGAAAACGGGAGCGTCGCGTAGGCTTTGTCGTCGGCGAGCGTGTAGCCGACCAGACCGGTCAGCGTGAGATCGATCGATACGGACGACGTATAGAGCGCCTGGCACACCGCGAGCACACGGGCGGCGCGGCGGCCGTGCGGGTCCGGTCCGGGCGGGGTGGTCGCAGCCATGGAACCCGCGCGTCCAAAGCGATCACGCGTTGTGGCTGCAAGGTCGCCCGAAGCGGCAGTGGGAACAGTCAGGACGGAGGGAGCGCGGGTCGGCATGGGGGCGAAACCGGGACGGCGAAGGTGGCAATGCCCAGATCGTCACATGGTCACGAATGGCAGTCGTGACAATCATGTATCAATTTCTGCCAGTCGTGTCGCCAGTTCCGCTGAACGCGCGCCCTCGGCCGAATCGCGCATTACTTATGGAACGTGATGCCTTCATCGATAGTGCCGTACATCGTGATGCTGCCGGTGCCTGCGCCTGAATCCGACGCGCCGCCTTGCGCGCACGCGCTGACCAGCATGACGACAGCCGCGATGGCGAAAAGAGTTTTCATGACAGCGCATTCCCGCTAGGACAGAAGCCGATTCTAGCCTGGCGGCTCCGGCATCCGTCGCAATGGGCGACGGTGTTCCTGAGGCTACGACGGTTACGGCGGTTTTTGCCGAGCAATACGAAATGGCTGCTGACCCGCACGATTCCCGGCGGCGGGCAGACGAGCTTACAGGCCGTCCGGGATCTCCTGGCCGTTACGTTCGATGCTTCACGCGATCCTGAAACATCGAATACCGCAGCCGGATACAGTGGCTGAATGGGCGCTCAACCGCGCCGCCCGCAGCTGGACATGAAAGAACCGGAGACATGTATGGCAGCCTCGCTGACAGACGAGAACAACCACTTCCCTGGTCTCACCCGGATCGCCGCATTACTCGCCGATCCCGGTCGCGCCGCGATGCTCTGGGCGCTGATGGACGGCAGCGCCCGGCCAGCCGGTGAATTGACGATGATCGCGGGGCTGTCGCCGTCGGCGGCGAGCGCCCACCTCGCGCGCCTGACCGACGGCGGTCTGCTCGCGCTCGACGTGCGCGGGCGACATCGCTACTTCCGGATCGCGTCGCCGGATATCGCGGCAACGATCGAAGCGCTCGCCAATGTCGCGCAAGTCAGCGCGCCGCAACGAACGGCGCCCCAGCCACGCACGGTGCCGCTCGATATGCGCTACGCCCGCACATGCTATGACCACATGGCCGGCGAACTGTCGGTGCAAATTTTCGAGCGGATGGTGGAGCGCGGGCTGCTGACGCCCGACGGCACGTCCCTCGACGCCACGCCCGCCGGCGCCGCACGCTTCGCCGACTGGGGCATCGACATGGCGCTGCAGAAAAGCCGCCGTCGCCGTTTCGCCTGCACCTGCCCGGACTGGAGCGAGCGCCGGCCGCATCTGGGTGGCGCACTCGGCGCGGCGCTGCTCGATTCGTGGTACGCGCAAGGTTGGGTCGAGCGCACGGCGCGTCCGCGAATCTTGCGGATCACGCCGTTGGGGCATCGCCATTTCGACGCATTTCTCGCCGCGTAAGACGCGTCGCATTCCGTCGTTACGCGCCGCCGCCATTACAAGAAATCTTCAATACGCTTACGAATTCCGTCATCGAGACCTTTTGTTACACGCTGATGCGACGGCCTTACAAAACTGGGCGCCTTGAAACAAACGCTCCGGGTAGAGTGGTTTCCGGGATGCTGCCATTGCAGCACCGGCTGGAGATAAATCATGAAAAAAGCGACCACACACACTCGTCCAACACGCCGCGCGCTCGGCTACACGCTGATCGCCACCGCCGCATTGCTCCTTGCCTCGCAGGCCGGCATGGCGCAGGAAGCGCCTCCGGGACCGGGGCAAATACCGGAAAGCGCCACGCAGAACACCGATCCACCCTCACGTGTCGCACGTTTGAACTACACGGCGGGCACCGTCACGACGGAGCCGGCCGGCGCGACCGACTGGTCATATGCGCAGATCAACCGCCCGCTCACCACCGGCGACCAGTTGTGGAACGACCAGAATGCACGCTCGGAACTGCATATCGGCTCGACCGCGGTACGGCTGGGCCCATCCACCAGTCTCGATCTGCTCAACCTCGATGACAACAGCGCGCAACTCAAAGTCGCGCAAGGCACGCTGTCGGCGCGCGTGCGGGAAATGCCGCCCGGCTCCAGCTATGAAGTCGATACACCGAATCTTGCGCTCGGCCTGAACGGGCCGGGCGACTATCGCGTCGACGTCGCACCGGACGGCAGCAGCACGACCGTCACCGTGCGCAGCGGCAGTGCGACCGTCTATGGCGACAACGGCCAGGTGCCGATCGCGGCCGGCCAGCAGATCCGCTTTGCCGGCACGAGCCTGCAACAACTCGCCAACAGCGGCGCGCCCGGACTCGACGGCTTCGACCAGTGGGCCGCGAGCCGCGACGCCGCCGAAGACCGGTCGGTCTCGGCTCGCTATGTGTCGCGCGACATCCCAGGTTACGAAGATCTCGACGCGAACGGCACGTGGCGCGAGAGCCCGCAATACGGTGAGGTGTGGGTGCCGCGCGCGACGCCCGCGGGCTGGGCGCCCTATCACGACGGCCACTGGGTGTGGCAGGCGCCGTGGGGCTGGACCTGGGTGGACGACGCGCCGTGGGGCTTCGCGCCGTATCACTACGGCCGCTGGGCCTACGTCGACGATTCGTGGGCGTGGGTGCCGGGACCGCTCGTCGCCACCGCGCCGCCGGTCTATGCGCCGGCGCTGGTCGCCTTCGTCGGCGGCGGCGGAGGCGGAGTCGACTGGGGCGTGGATCTGGCGATCGGCGGTGCGGTGGCGGCCGGTGTCGCCTGGTTCCCGCTGGGTCCGGGCGAGCCGTGGCATCCGCATTGGGGCGGCCAGGATCACTGGAGCCCGCGTTACTACGAACGCGTGAACCAGACGACCATCGTCAACAACTACAACCGCAACGTGAATGTGACCAACATTCACAACACGTACATCAACTACCGCGCGCCGGGCGGCGTGACGGCGGTGCCGGCGACAGCGTTCGTCCACGGTCAGCCGGTCGGGCGTTTCGCGCAGAAGGTCGATCCGCAGCAATGGCATAACGCCCGGATCAATCCGGGCGGGCCGGGGATCGCGCCGGTGCGCGAGAGTTTCGGGCCGGGTGCGCGCAATGCCAGCTACCGTCCGCCTGTAGCCGTGATGTCGCGTGCGGTGGTCGCGACGCGTAATCCGGCGACGCCGGCCGCCTATCACGACAGCCTCGCGCAACGCTTTGCGCAGTCCGGCGGACGTGTGCCGGGCGCGGGGCAGCCGATCGTGCGGACGTCCGTTCCCGCGCATATGGCCAGTGGGCCAGGCGCATTGCCGGTGCAGAACGTGCGCGTCGTGCAGTCGCATATGGCGGGTCGCATGCCGGGTGCGGCGCCAGGCGCGCCGGTCGGGCCGAACGGCACGATCGTGCAGCAGGCAGGCCAGCGGCCCGCAGTGGCGCAGGGCGCGGAACGCGGCGGCGAGCCACAGGCGCGACCCGGGACGCCGCCGCAGATGGCGAATCAGCGTGAGCAGCCGGGCGAAGGAGCGCATCCGTCGAATGGCGTGCCGCGTCCGCCGCAGGCGAATGCGAATGCTGGCAATCGCGCAAATTTCGCGCAGCAGCAACAGCAGCGTGGCCTGCCGCAGCAGCCGGGTCAGCCAGAAGCGCAGAACGACCGCCACGAGCCGGCATGGACGCAGCCGCATGCGCCCATGGCGCAGCAACGCCGACCGCAGGAAGAGGCGGCACGTCCGGGCGGCGCGCCGCGGGCCGAGCAGAATCCGGCGGCGCAGCAGCAGGCGCGCCAGGAGGAAGCTCGCCCGCAACAGCCGGTTCAGGCTCCGCACCCGCCCGAAGCGACAGAGCCGCGTCAGGCGCAAGTGCATGCCGAGCAGCCGCAGCGACAGGAGTACCACCCCCAACCCGCCGCGCAACCGCGACCGGAGCCGCGTCAGGAATCGCGTCCTGAACCGCATCAGCAGCAAGGCCAGCAGCAGCGGCAGGAATTCCATCCGCAGCAGCAGGCGCGTCCTGAGCCGCGTCCGCAGCAGGCGCAGCAGCCGCGCCCACAGCCGCAGCCTCAGCCGCAACATGCCGAGCAGGCCCGTCCGCAGCCGCAGCACGCCGAGCAGCACTCCGGCGGTGGCGGCCACGACGAGCATCACCGAGGCTAGGCAGGTCCGTCTCGCGCGTCAAAGCGCGGGTCAATGGGAGCGGCAAAAAAATCCCCGCGATTCACATCGCGGGGATTTTTTCTACATGCGCTCAGTGCGCAAGTGCGGCTTGAAAACCGTCAAACGGCCATGGGCGCGGTCAACGGCTCATGATGCTGGTAACCCACCAGCGAAAAATCCGATGGCTCAATTTTTTCGAGCCACTGCGGCTCGTACACGCCGGTTTTCGCATACTCGGGTACGCGTTCCGAGATTGCCAGCGTGGGACTGGCGTAAGGCTCACGCGTGAGCTGCTGTTGCAGCATGTCGAGCTGGTTCTCGTATATATGCGCGTCGCCGATGAAGTACGTGAACCAGCGCGGCGTATAACCCGTGAGCCGCCCGACCAGATGCAACAGCGCCGCGCCTTCGGTCAGATTGAACGGCGTGCCGAGGCCGACGTCATTGCTGCGGATATACAGGCACAGCGAGATTTCCTTGCGCGCGACGTTCGGCAGGAACTGATACAGCAGATGGCACGCCGGCAGCGCGATCTGATCCAGGACAGCCGGATTCCACGCATGAAACAGAATGCGCCGGTCGGCCGGGTTCTGCATGATGGTGTCGAGGCACTGGCGCAACTGATCGATGGCCTTGTAGAGCAGCACCTTGCGGCCGCCCTCTTCGTCGAACTCCGTCACGACCTGGAAACCGCGTGACGCTGCGTCGGCGAGCTGTGCGCTCGCGCTTGCGTCCAGCACCTTGTAAGCCGGCCACTGACGCCACTGCACGCCGTACACGGCGCCGAGATCATCCGGGCCTTCACGGTAAGGATTGGCAAGCCATTGCGGATTCTGGTTCGCATTGGCGTCCCACACCTTGCAGCCGAGGTCGCGAAAATCCGCGGCGCTGCGCGACGCACGCAGAAAGCCGACGAGTTCGCCAATGGCCGACTTGAACGCCAGCTTTTTCGTGGTGACCGCGGGAAAGCCCTGCTGCAGGTCGAAGCGCAACATCGCGCCGGGCATGCCGATCGTGCGGATGCCGGTGCGGTTTTCCTGCCACGTGCCGGTGTCGAGAATCGTGCGGACGAGGTCGAGGTATTGGTTCATGCGGGGTTTCCTTCGACGACGCGCGGATCAGTTGGCCGATTGCGCGACGGGGGATTGAGCGAAAGCCCGATTTTAACAAGCGCAGCGGGACACCGCGTGCCGAAGCAAGCGGCAACGCCACAAGAAAGGTGGGAACACTGCGGTAACGGTTGATGTGCTGCAATCCACCGGCCGCTCAACGCGCGGTGGGTGGAATACGCGCGTGGAGCGATCATCGTTTGCGCGGACGCCACAAGAATCGGCGCGTGCGCTATCGCGACATCCATCAAAGCCACGATGCCGGCGCACCCGACCTGCAAGCGCGAACCGACGCTTCAAAGATGCGGCACCGATGCCGGCAACTCGCCATGCGGTGCGGCGAGCGGCTCGCCTTCCATGTGGCGCATGCCATGTGAACACAGCAGACGGTAAAGCGTCACGCGCGAGATGCCGAGTTCCTGCGCGGCATCGCCAAGCCGACCACGATGACGCAGCAGCGCGAGTTCGATTGCCTGACGCTCGGCCGCTTCACGCGCCTGCGCGAGCGACACCGGCACGATTTCAACGTATTCGGCCAGCTCCAGATCGCGGGCAGTGATCGCCCGCCCTTCGGACATGACGATCGCGCGCCGAACCCGGTTGATCAGTTCGCGCACGTTGCCTGGCCAGCCGTAGTTATGCAACGCGGCGATGGCATCCGGCGCGAAACCCCGCAGACGCCGGCTTGCATCTTTCTTGAAGCGCTCGAGCATGTGCCGCGCGAGCAGTTCGATGTCCTTGCCACGCGCGCGCAGCGGCGGCTCGTCGATCTGCAGCACGCAAAGACGGTGATACAGGTCCGAACGGAAACGCCCTTCGATCATCGCGGCGGTCATGTCCACGTGAGTGGCCGAAATGATCCGCACGTCGACGTCGATCGCGGCGTGGCCGCCGAGACGCTCCACTTTGCGCTCCTGCAGGAAACGCAGCAGGCTCGCCTGACTTTCGAGCGGCAGGTCGCCGATTTCGTCGAGAAACAGCGTGCCGCCGTTGGCCGCTTCGACGCGACCGATCTTGCGCTGGTTCGCACCGGTGAACGCGCCGCGTTCATAGCCAAAGAGTTCGGACTGCAGCAGATGCGGCGGAATGGCGCCGCAATTGATCGGCACGAAGGGCGCTTCGCGGCGCCCGGAACGCGCATGAATGGCGACCGCCGTCAATTCCTTGCCCGTGCCCGACTCGCCGGAAATGAACACGGGAGCGTCGGTCATGGCCACTTTGCGGATGGAGCGGAACAGCGCAAGCATAGCGTCGCACGAGCCGACCATTTCGCCTTCGGCACCTTGCGACCCGTCGTTCGACGCGGGTTCGCCCAGCGAGATCATGCCGTACGCATGACCGACCGAATCGACGATGCGTTCGCCCGAATACGGGACCGTCACATAATCAAAACAATAGTCGCGCACGAGGCGGCGCAGCGCGGCGTCCTGGAGTTGACCCGGTGTGGTTGCCGCGACCCAGCCGACGTTCGGCATAGTCAGGCAGGATTCGAATGCGGCGATTTCATGCGGCTGAAAGTCGCTCGACAGATCAAGCAGGCCGCCCGCTGCCGTTCCGGCGCGAACTGCCCGGCGCACGTCGCGCGCCGACCCGACGACTTCGACATGCCAGCCGCGTTGATGAAAGCGTGTGTTGAGTTCCGCGCTTGGATCGCGCGAAACGTAAATCAGTTGCCGCGTTGCGGGTTCCATTATTCAGATCCTCTCGTCAACGAACGTTAAGGATGATGCACGCACCTGAACCGAAATTCAGACACGCTGACTCGTTCGGGATTCGCGAATCGCAAAAACCGAACGGCCATTCCATTCCGTGCGGACAGCTGATCCCCAATAAAGCGGCGTGTGTGTTTTTGAACGGCCCGTTAGCGGGCTTTTTTAAATCTGATGCTGTTTTTCGAGAGCTTACTATACACCCGCCAACTGGAAAACCTTTATGCGAATTTAATGCGCTACTCCTTGTCCAACAAGGCTCGCCGTTTCCCAAGCGTTCTTCAGCTGACGAATAAAAACCCGGTGGAAGCGCTTTCTTCAAGTTAACGCTTAGGTATATCGTACCGTATGATTAAACCCTTCGGTATTTTATGCTGCGACCCGGTATTGAAACGCTTTATCCACTTTCAGTGCATGCGACAAATGCAAAACGAATGGGACATTCGTTGTGGGACCAGGCTTTTGCACCGTCATCAAGCTTTGATGCAATCCACCAGTCGCCCATGCAAGTCTGCATCCCGTCGGGCGCCGCCGCTGCAGTGATACGCGCGGCGACAACCTATTTCGCGACGCTGCTTGCCGCCCCACTGAGCGTAACCACACATGGCCATTCATCGAAGAAATTAGCGCGAACAAATTCGCGGTGCAAACAGCACCTGTGGCGTACCCAACACACCGCGTTCAAAAGACAAAACATGTGCTGTCCCGGATCAACACCAATGGCGCGCGAGCGTCGCGCACTACGAGCCGATCCCGGCGACAGCGTTTCCGATTCGCTGCGGCCGTATGCGGCTCATGTAGAATCAGTGAGTTACGTTCCCCTTTCCATTCGATGACGACGCTCACCCTGATCGTCGCTCGCGCCAATAACGGCGTGATCGGCCGCGACAACCAGTTGCCCTGGCGACTGCCCGAAGACCTCGCGTTCTTCAAGCGCACTACCATGGGCGCGCCCATCATCATGGGTCGCAAGACGCACGAATCGATCGGCCGGCCGTTGCCGGGTCGCCGCAACATCGTCGTGACGCGCGACGCCACGCGCCGCTTCCAGGGCTGTGACGCCGCCACCACGCTCGAAGAGGCGCTCACGCTCGCCGCGCAGGATCAGGCACCGGAGGCTTTTCTGATCGGCGGTGCGCAGTTATATACGGAAGGTTTGCGCCAGGCGGACAAACTCATCGTGACGGAGATTTCCGCCGACTTCGAAGGCGACGCGACCTTCCCGGAACTCGACGCAAACGAATGGGAAGAAGTTGCACACGAAACGCATCGCGCGGACGCACCGAATGATTTCGACTACGCGTTCGTCACGTATAAGCGCAAGGGCGCCTGAGCGCGCTGAGAGATTTCAGCCGTAAAAAAACGCCACGCACTTCAAATGCGTGGCGTTTCTGTTGATGGGTATCGATGGGGTATTCGCAAAGACAGCGCTTACTGCCCGGCAATCGTCATGCGTTCGATCAGTACCGAACCGGTCTGCTTGGTGCCGCGGGTAATCGTATCCGCACCGATTGCGACGATATGGTGGAACATCTCCTGCAACGTGCTCGCCACGGTGATTTCTTCGACCGGGTACTGGATCTTGCCGTTCTCCACCCAGAAGCCCGACGCGCCGCGCGAGTAGTCGCCCGTCACATAGTTCACGCCCTGCCCCATCAGTTCGGTGAGCAGCAGCCCGGTGCCGAGCTTGCGCAGCATCTCCTCGAAGTCGTCCTCGGGACGCGTGCTGGAACTGCGCAGCGACAGGTTATGCGAGCCGCCCGCATTGCCGGTGGTCTGCATGCCGAGCTTGCGCGCCGAGTAGGTGGACAGGAAGTACCCCTCCACCACGCCGTCTTTCACCACCGAACGGTTTTTCGTGCGCACGCCCTCTTCGTCGAACGGCGCGCTGCCCATCGCGCGCTTGACGTGCGGGTCCTCGACCACCTGCACATGCGGCGCGAACACCGGCTTGCCGAGACTGTCGACGAGGAACGAGGTCTTGCGATATAGCGCGCCGCCGCTCGTTGCCTGCACGAATGCGCCGAGCAGACCCGCGGCGAGCGGCGCTTCGAACAGCACCGGCACCTTGCGCGTATCCAGACCGCGCGCCCCGATGCGGGCGAGCGCGCGTTGCGCCGCGTAACGGCCCACCGCTTCCGGATCGGCCAGCTGATCGGCGCTGCGGGTAGACGTGTACCAGTCGTCGCGCTGCATGTTGCGCCCACTGCCGGCAATGGGCGCGCACGCAATGTAGTGGCGCGAATACGGATAGCCCGCCAGAAAGCCGCGCGACGTTGCCAGAACGAATTGCGAATGCTGCGCCGAAACGCTCGCGCCTTCCGAGTTTTTGATCTGCGGATCGGTGGCGAACGCCGCGTCTTCCGCGCGACGGGCAATGTCCACCGCCTCGTCCGCAGACAGATTCCACGGGTGATACAGGTCGAGGTCGAGCGGATGCTTCTCCAGCAGATCCGCTTCGGCGAGGCCTGCGCAATCGTCTTCCGCGGTGAAGCGCGCGATGTTGTAGGCCGCCGCGACCGTGTCCTTCAACGCCTGTGACGAAAAGTCCGACGTGCTCGCGTTGCCGCGCTTGTTGCCGATGAAAACCGTGACGCCGACCATCTTGTCGCGGTTGTGCTCGATCGTCTCGACTTCGCCGCGCCGTACGGAGACGGACAGCCCGTCGCCTTCGGAAATTTCAGTTGCCGCATCGGTGCCGCCCAGCGACTTCGCGTGACGAAGGATGTCCGAGGCGATTTCCTTCAGTTCATCCTGGGTGTGCGGAAAAAAGCGCTGCTTGACGTCCATGTCTGCTGCCATTGTGGTTGCCATCCTGTTCGGGCCGAGCGGCCCTGTGTTCGCCTGTTTGCCTGTGTGTTCGACTGTGTGTTCGCCCGTCACGCAACCGCTCGACCAGCTTGCGCGCTCATCTGCGTGCCGATGGCATCCCGCGATCATAGCAAGGTAAGCGATGCCGTACCTGGCATTCGCGACGCGGTTCAGGCAGCGCCGCGAGGGCCGCGCGTTTTCACGATGTCACGCGCCCGGACATCTGCGCGTCGCACGCCGCCGCACAGGTGCGCTGTGAAACGCCACGAACGCCCGCGCGGCGGTACGGCAGCACGGCGGGTTTCGCAGGCTCGGCACGCTACAATATCGGCATGACACGCAAAACCCGCATTCAACCCATCGAGACCGCCGAGCCGGAAATCGACGAGAACGGTTACGACCGTCCCAGCAAGTCCCAGCTCAAGCGTGAAATGCATGAGCTGCAGGAACTGGGCGCCGCATTGATCGCGCTGCCCAAAGACGCGCTCAAGCGCATGCCCATGCCCGAAAAGCTCGACGACGCGGTGCGCGAAGCGCGCCGCATCACCGACCACGAAGGCAAGCGCCGCCAGCTGCAATACGTCGGGCGC comes from the Paraburkholderia sp. PREW-6R genome and includes:
- a CDS encoding helix-turn-helix domain-containing protein encodes the protein MAARHIVFAVAPDLVLLDACGPLEAFWRAELTVAAASGAAPDAAGATNGSAAGAVAYRTTVASIDGGVLQTFPGLPVVTERLDSLDNQPIDTLIVPGVPVDAGCTLQPELVAWISANARRARRVCSVCTGAFYLAAAGLLDGRRVTTHWRDAPHLARRFPNVRVDADPIFIRDAGGGDDRRAGQRTGRNGERGNGPSDLDANNANGVIWTSAGVTAGIDLALALIEEDFGHPVAMQVARRLVVFMKRPGGQSQFSAALAAQASAQGPFEALHSWMATHLRDDLSVERLAERAQMSPRTFARRYVDEVGRTPARTVSALRLEAASRALAESRKPLKRIATDCGFGSEQNLRRAFVRRFGVLPLEYRERFMSASAPRQSG
- a CDS encoding MFS transporter, which produces MAATTPPGPDPHGRRAARVLAVCQALYTSSVSIDLTLTGLVGYTLADDKAYATLPFSLITLAAALTTIFASFLMARIGRRGGFVLGASVGALGGAVSVWAIFHHSFWAFCAGTSTVGVFQAFAQYYRLAAADMVGVEAKGRAISTVLTGGVVAAVCGPLLAAWSKDWLAPVAFAGSYALVTAFALLTIGLLTLLYRDAAPVVNASAAREPARPLGAIVRQPIFAAALANNALGYAVMMFVMTATPIAAVACGHTIGDGAAIIQWHLVGMFAPSLFSARLIARYGVLKVIGAGIGLSALCGVLALRSTDLPHFYAALACLGVGWNFMFVGGSTLLAQSYRPSERARTQAASEFTTFAFSALGSLFAGQLLARFGWATINAAIFPLLGVAALATLAYAWSRKRQITEVAS
- a CDS encoding helix-turn-helix transcriptional regulator gives rise to the protein MAASLTDENNHFPGLTRIAALLADPGRAAMLWALMDGSARPAGELTMIAGLSPSAASAHLARLTDGGLLALDVRGRHRYFRIASPDIAATIEALANVAQVSAPQRTAPQPRTVPLDMRYARTCYDHMAGELSVQIFERMVERGLLTPDGTSLDATPAGAARFADWGIDMALQKSRRRRFACTCPDWSERRPHLGGALGAALLDSWYAQGWVERTARPRILRITPLGHRHFDAFLAA
- a CDS encoding DUF6600 domain-containing protein gives rise to the protein MKKATTHTRPTRRALGYTLIATAALLLASQAGMAQEAPPGPGQIPESATQNTDPPSRVARLNYTAGTVTTEPAGATDWSYAQINRPLTTGDQLWNDQNARSELHIGSTAVRLGPSTSLDLLNLDDNSAQLKVAQGTLSARVREMPPGSSYEVDTPNLALGLNGPGDYRVDVAPDGSSTTVTVRSGSATVYGDNGQVPIAAGQQIRFAGTSLQQLANSGAPGLDGFDQWAASRDAAEDRSVSARYVSRDIPGYEDLDANGTWRESPQYGEVWVPRATPAGWAPYHDGHWVWQAPWGWTWVDDAPWGFAPYHYGRWAYVDDSWAWVPGPLVATAPPVYAPALVAFVGGGGGGVDWGVDLAIGGAVAAGVAWFPLGPGEPWHPHWGGQDHWSPRYYERVNQTTIVNNYNRNVNVTNIHNTYINYRAPGGVTAVPATAFVHGQPVGRFAQKVDPQQWHNARINPGGPGIAPVRESFGPGARNASYRPPVAVMSRAVVATRNPATPAAYHDSLAQRFAQSGGRVPGAGQPIVRTSVPAHMASGPGALPVQNVRVVQSHMAGRMPGAAPGAPVGPNGTIVQQAGQRPAVAQGAERGGEPQARPGTPPQMANQREQPGEGAHPSNGVPRPPQANANAGNRANFAQQQQQRGLPQQPGQPEAQNDRHEPAWTQPHAPMAQQRRPQEEAARPGGAPRAEQNPAAQQQARQEEARPQQPVQAPHPPEATEPRQAQVHAEQPQRQEYHPQPAAQPRPEPRQESRPEPHQQQGQQQRQEFHPQQQARPEPRPQQAQQPRPQPQPQPQHAEQARPQPQHAEQHSGGGGHDEHHRG
- a CDS encoding thymidylate synthase, with translation MNQYLDLVRTILDTGTWQENRTGIRTIGMPGAMLRFDLQQGFPAVTTKKLAFKSAIGELVGFLRASRSAADFRDLGCKVWDANANQNPQWLANPYREGPDDLGAVYGVQWRQWPAYKVLDASASAQLADAASRGFQVVTEFDEEGGRKVLLYKAIDQLRQCLDTIMQNPADRRILFHAWNPAVLDQIALPACHLLYQFLPNVARKEISLCLYIRSNDVGLGTPFNLTEGAALLHLVGRLTGYTPRWFTYFIGDAHIYENQLDMLQQQLTREPYASPTLAISERVPEYAKTGVYEPQWLEKIEPSDFSLVGYQHHEPLTAPMAV
- a CDS encoding sigma-54 dependent transcriptional regulator; the protein is MEPATRQLIYVSRDPSAELNTRFHQRGWHVEVVGSARDVRRAVRAGTAAGGLLDLSSDFQPHEIAAFESCLTMPNVGWVAATTPGQLQDAALRRLVRDYCFDYVTVPYSGERIVDSVGHAYGMISLGEPASNDGSQGAEGEMVGSCDAMLALFRSIRKVAMTDAPVFISGESGTGKELTAVAIHARSGRREAPFVPINCGAIPPHLLQSELFGYERGAFTGANQRKIGRVEAANGGTLFLDEIGDLPLESQASLLRFLQERKVERLGGHAAIDVDVRIISATHVDMTAAMIEGRFRSDLYHRLCVLQIDEPPLRARGKDIELLARHMLERFKKDASRRLRGFAPDAIAALHNYGWPGNVRELINRVRRAIVMSEGRAITARDLELAEYVEIVPVSLAQAREAAERQAIELALLRHRGRLGDAAQELGISRVTLYRLLCSHGMRHMEGEPLAAPHGELPASVPHL
- a CDS encoding dihydrofolate reductase, whose protein sequence is MTTLTLIVARANNGVIGRDNQLPWRLPEDLAFFKRTTMGAPIIMGRKTHESIGRPLPGRRNIVVTRDATRRFQGCDAATTLEEALTLAAQDQAPEAFLIGGAQLYTEGLRQADKLIVTEISADFEGDATFPELDANEWEEVAHETHRADAPNDFDYAFVTYKRKGA